TTTGAAGCAAAGTGATTTTGGTGGTTCTTGAGCAAAATTGAAGTAGAGTATATATTTTTGTTAAACTAATTTGTCATATATGAAATTAACATAACAAAATCGAAGGCCTCCAAAACTGAAACCATTGAAATGAGACTTAATAGTACACTTAATAGTACTCCTAAAGAAGTATATGCTTTGCATTAAAGATAATTTGATGTTATCGTCATTGGCATAAAGTGACAAGTGTACCTGGAAATGAAGGGTAAGTAGACAATGTTGGACTTGGTCTCAAACGTTCATCTCTTAGAGCCTACAATTCAAAAAATTAATAAGGCCTAAATAACTTTTAGTAATTACTCAGTTGTATAAGCACAGATAACAAAACAGATACACACCTCTTTAGGCATCATCTGACCCTCATTATTAAATACCATATCAGATGGTGTTGAACTGTCTATCTTATGCGCAAAGGGCGGATGACGAGGCTGCTGCTTATCAACAGGTGGCAGCTCTAGTTGTGAAGGAAATTCCTTGGGTTGTACTGGCACCGTTGGGTTCAGTTGTCTTGGGCTCATCTTTTCCTCAACTGGAAACCAATTTCCACGTCCTTGAGCTTGTGGAACAGAAACTTGCAATGAAGGTGGTCTTACAGGAAACTTAGACTCAACAGGGGGATCTCGTATGTCTTGACCATGCTGCAATATAAGAAGTCTTCTCCTTGTATCAGGATCCAGCTCAGATTCTGGAACTTCACCCTCTTCTCTAGCAGGAGAATGTTGTAAATTTGTTTCTGAAAGGCCAACTTGGTTCACAGTTTTAAGTATTGAAGTCACTTGTGGCAATGATTTAGGGGGAACAGGCATAACTTGCCCGAGCATTGTTGGTGCAGGATTTATAACAGGAGGAGGATATACTACATGAGAAACAAGCCTGGGATCTGCAGTAGTGACTATTGGAAGGACTGCAGGGGAAGCTGAAGTTTCATCCTAGACTCCCAATTAAAAAAAGTTGCTGAAGTCAATTTTAAATCTAGTACAGTATCACCAATTTAAGACAAGTACAACTTACAAGTTACAAGTCATAAGCAACTTAAAGCAAAAGAATAAACTTTTGCCATAGAAACATTCAAAATGCAGGCATATGCTATTCCCGAAAGTGCAATTCATTGAATACTAAAGCATAAACCAAGAAAATTATATGAAAAATGTATCATTAGGTTAGACTACAGCCATGTAGAATCATCATATCAAGAGATAATACCTTTAATCTTCTTTCCACTTCAATATCTGCCATGCCATCAAAAGAAAGTGAATCTTTGTTCCCATTCAAAGCTGAGGGATCATCCTGAAAAGCAAGCAGGTAACCTCAATTGCTAAAGAGTCTATGCTTATGTCCAGACAATAAAGTACTACTAATGTTATCATTTGACTAAAACAACTATGCTTTAGTTCCTAATATAATTGAAAGATGAAAGCAGTTTGAAAGCACTGACCTCTGAAATCAAATAATTGCTCACATCAGGAGGTAAAGGGATATCTTTAACATCATCCTCAAACTTGACCTCTAGAATACTTTGTAAAATACCCTCGTCAAAGTCTCTGAGTACAGTAAAAAAGTATTGGTCATGACAAACAACTAGGTACGTTAACATGTTCAATCCATACAAAAGAACCCCCCCTTTCACCCTTTCGCTTCCACAAATGCCGATATTTGAAATAGAATAAAGTAACAGAAAGATGTGCACATATATAAATAAatccttattaattaattcaaGTTAATGGTGTGTTAGAATTTATATGTCAAATCCTTTTGTATTCTTATATCCTTACTTGAAGAAGCCACCTCTAACATTGCATGCAACATTTCTTGCAACACACAAGACAGGCACCGCATTGTTGGCCTACAAAAAAAAAGGGTTGCATGAGGTGCATGACACAACTAAGGTATAGCCAAAAAATAGTCACATTATACAAGACAACATAGTTTTTTTAGAGAACACGGATTTGGACAGCTATATGGattgaaaaaagaaaaaagaaatatCCAATACACATGACTAGTACCTCAGCTTGAGGAGCATGATATGGAGCAAAAGCAGGCACAACGTGGACACGAGGTTGATCTTTCTCATCCCACACTTTTAGACGATCATCAATTACCAATGCCAGGTTAGGGTTGCAGTTCCCATTTTGAAACACATTGAACAATGATTTTTTCAAACCTGTTGGGTGCAAAAAGTAAGTGGTAGAAGATCTGAATCTACTTAGCAAGAAAGCAATCATACAGGATGATGAATACTTATTACAATCTACTTTGGGCACAACAGAAAAATCTGTGGAAGACTTGGAAGGATGGAAGtagaagaaaaaaaatattaactAAATAACATAAGCAGCCAAGGTATGAGTTTATCTTTACTTACCAGGTTTGACACAGACAATGCGTTCTAATATCTCCATTGTGTTTATCAACTTCGACTCTGGATCAAGAAGCCTCCACATTTCTAAAGCATAGTCCCTTTCAGCCATTGTGCAAACAAATACTTCAAAACGCTTACGACCTCTTGCAATCAAGTAACTTCTAAGATCCTCCCACGCAGGTCTCAATCTCACAAGGACACTTGTATCACGTATCTATACAAAAGAAAACATATATAAAGTTATTACAATGCAACCATAAACTAAAGGTATCTGGTATGACATATATATTACTTCGATAAAAAAATGCAGGACATATAACAGCATGGAAATCATTATACAACGTTTTTAGCTCTCAATACACATAAGATGACAGTAATTAGTTAACAGATGACAAGTAAATTACTATTAGAGTCGATCACGCTAGTAATTCAATATGACATACTCACCAGTGGATTGATACGCGTCAGGATAACATTTTTGTCTTGTAAACGTATAATTGGACGAACAATCGGTTGATGACTCTCAGACAATGCCTGGATAACCTCGGGTTGAGTTTTAATCACCTTACCATTTTCCACTACCTGATCATTCTCTGCATACTGCTTCAGTACAAACTTGTCCTCTTGATACCGCTTAATTTCTGCAAGCATACCAGCAACACGCTGTGGATCAGAATCAGAGATTATCTTTCTCTGCAAAGCTTCAATCCGGTCCTCAAATGACCGCATCGTGTTAGCAACAATGAGCGTCTCATCAAGGTCAAATACAATGCCAAGACATCGAAGATTTAACATGACAACACAAGAGTCGTATAGTCCACTTGTAATCTTGAAGCCCCAGAAACAAGGGCATTGCTTGTCATTCTTCCGAGAAAGCATTGCAACCAGATGGAGCTCGGTATCACCGAGAGGCATCACTGCAGTCTGTCACATAATTCAAACAAAAACACGAGTTAATGAAGGAGTTAACGTCCAAGTGTTTACAAATACATTTAAATTAAATTGCAAGAAAAATCAATGGTTTTCCAAGCCCAAAGGAACAAACTTATTACAAATTCACAACATTAGCTCTCCAAACACTTTCTAGGCAGATCCCAAAATCCTAAACCAGTTAATCCACACAGACTTGCACTAGGACTAAAACCCATCTTAAAACTTTCTGGGTAGATCTTAAACCATAAATATCAATTGTTATTCGGAACTTTCTGGGTCGATCTTAAATTATCCAATCCACAGAAACTGCTAACTACAGATTCATTAAATCAACCTTGTAATTTACTCGATAAATCTTGAATTGTCAACTAGTACCTACAAAGTAGTAATTAATACAGATTTCATTAAATCAATTCTCGAAACTTTCTGGGTAAATCTTGATTTGGTCAACTAGCAAAAACAAAACAATTTACAATACTTCATACAAATGGTTCTCGAAACTTTCCGGGCAGATCTTGAATTACAATCCAAAAATCCCAATTTTATTAATCTTTATCTACATCCACTTAATCCAAAACCAAGTTCAAGTCTTTAGCAAGTCCAGTGTTCATTTATGTCCAAAAGTCCATCTGggcaacttgtaaaaacagtcCCAAAGTTCAAGATTCAGTTTTGAAGGCCAAAGATCCAATTTTTAATGCTAAAAATgatgattttcgaattttaaaaatGTGGGTTTTAAGTATATAATATACCTTGTTCTCCCTCAGACATGTAGAATGCATAAGATTGAGCTGTGAGTAAAGAAACTGCGACTTGCACTCCAATTTGAAGCAAACCCCATTGTTAGATATAGTATGAAGAACAGCAAGAGGTGTGCATCTTTCACTTGGATTCGATAAATGACTAATCTTTATCTCCTCCAAAACGACATCGTTTCCCACATACACAGCATCTACTTCTCCAATAAGTTTATCATCTTCATACACAACAACTGACGATGAATTATACATATTTGATGACCCTTTTTCTTGATTTGTAAGTATATGTTTGTTTTCAGTCTTGAATCAAAGTCAAAATCACATAAAAATTCAAACTTGATTAAGTATGTGTGTGCGTGTATAATCAATATACACACAGTAGTTATATGTAATCAGATCTGTGAAATTCTTGAATTAACAACCAAGATTAGGCTTTTGTAAGAAACCCTTTTTAGATCTGTGATGAAAAAGATGATTTAGATtcaattatataataatatgtatgtatatgtgtttGTATTTTTGATTGATCAAGAAGGAGAGAAACCCTAGATCCAGAAGGTGATGTCAAATTTGTTCTCTCTCTAAAACTACTTGTTTCTCTCTCTCTTGAATTTGTGGGGAAGGTGAGTATAATatcataaaataatatttttattgtGCGAGCATATGTAATAAGTATATAATGAGGGTGCTTTTTCGGTTGTGGAAGTCTAACGTATGGGTTTTATTTTTCCTCAATTATCCTTatcttttttatttatttatcaagtTGTGGGTTCTGGGTTTTGggtagagatctcgataaacgATACCGTGAAAATCGTATAAAATGACACAAATAATTGATATCAGGTATGAAAATTTTGATACACGaacataaaaaaatataaataaaataagtatCGAGTTTAATTTTCCGATATAGATACACGAAACGAAAATAaactaaataaaaaataaataaattttgaaaatatatagtttttatattataatatatattatactaaATAACAAAAACGAATAACCTATTATATTTCTATTAACTTGTATTAAtactaaaaatattatatttaaccACCTATACCTAAAGAGTACGGTTCAATAATGTCTGGATTATCTTCAaacttttaattttttatttttaaaaaattttctTTAGTACATTTAATACATGTGTCAAAATACGAGAAATCTAAAGGATGGAGAATTTCCACTTTAACAAGTCTTTCTATTCGGTTTTTAGATATGTGACCAAATCATTCATGCCATAATTTCGAAGAATTCTCATTACTCATTTTTCTCCTATTAAAAACATTCGCAACTTTATCTAGCACCTTCATTGAAATTAAAGGTTCACTAAAAGAAACATCAAACATAATCTCTAAAGGTTTCTCTCTAACAGCCCATAGCCAATATACCCAGAATAAAGAAATAGAGAAAACactttattttcaaatttaaacgAATATTATAAGCGTCTAACTTTGAAACAGAAATAAGGTTTCTAGTAATACCGGGAATATAAACAATATCAactaaattcaaattaaaatcaCTTTCCCACGAAAAGTTTTTACAGCTTCAATTTGGGCTTTCTCTCCATTTCCAGCGAGCAAATATCGGTCCCCTTCATTTATCTTCTTCACGAAAAGGAATTTCTGCAATGAATTAGTTATTTGCACAACTGTAACAATATCTATCTACCTTGTATTTAAGGAGCCTCACATGTGAAAACTTCATAACAAACATTAATAGATGCAT
This genomic interval from Apium graveolens cultivar Ventura chromosome 8, ASM990537v1, whole genome shotgun sequence contains the following:
- the LOC141677135 gene encoding RNA polymerase II C-terminal domain phosphatase-like 1; the protein is MYNSSSVVVYEDDKLIGEVDAVYVGNDVVLEEIKISHLSNPSERCTPLAVLHTISNNGVCFKLECKSQFLYSQLNLMHSTCLRENKTAVMPLGDTELHLVAMLSRKNDKQCPCFWGFKITSGLYDSCVVMLNLRCLGIVFDLDETLIVANTMRSFEDRIEALQRKIISDSDPQRVAGMLAEIKRYQEDKFVLKQYAENDQVVENGKVIKTQPEVIQALSESHQPIVRPIIRLQDKNVILTRINPLIRDTSVLVRLRPAWEDLRSYLIARGRKRFEVFVCTMAERDYALEMWRLLDPESKLINTMEILERIVCVKPGLKKSLFNVFQNGNCNPNLALVIDDRLKVWDEKDQPRVHVVPAFAPYHAPQAEANNAVPVLCVARNVACNVRGGFFKDFDEGILQSILEVKFEDDVKDIPLPPDVSNYLISEDDPSALNGNKDSLSFDGMADIEVERRLKDETSASPAVLPIVTTADPRLVSHVVYPPPVINPAPTMLGQVMPVPPKSLPQVTSILKTVNQVGLSETNLQHSPAREEGEVPESELDPDTRRRLLILQHGQDIRDPPVESKFPVRPPSLQVSVPQAQGRGNWFPVEEKMSPRQLNPTVPVQPKEFPSQLELPPVDKQQPRHPPFAHKIDSSTPSDMVFNNEGQMMPKEALRDERLRPSPTLSTYPSFPGEDVFLVRSSSSNRHLDSEHGRIEKSAATPVKAIHDIASKCRTKVEFRSALVPSIELQFQVEVWFAGEKVGVATGKTRKEAQQKAAEESLLNLANKYISHLNPNSGPVHEDGNRFPIANGNGFMGDVNSFGYQPLQDESSAFQYGLGPSRVMDPRLEGSKNLIGSVSELKELCMMEGLAFSFHPQPQFSNNMGQHSEVHAQVEVDGQVLGKGSGLTWDEAKVQAADKALGSLRSMNGQFSYKRQGSPRSFQGMPNKRFKPDFPRFMQRVPSSSRYPKNAYPMP